From a region of the Nitrospira sp. genome:
- a CDS encoding cadherin-like beta sandwich domain-containing protein, translating into MRRTLTIAGQFIAAVFLIVIGLGTSGCQDTASVNKEGQLASLSVTGSVSPGGLDPAFSSDITSYTVDVSTADTSVTVRATPQDSGTTMTINGQETSAGQARTIALPQPTTNIIIVLTAPSQNQHTYVVIVRKVNNDLSALSVTPGSLSPAFAPGTLNYTTDVDADVTSVTVSATKADPNAVMSGSVSAAAGSATGQAAIPLGQPGSSTVVSITVTASNGIAKTYRITVSRVNNNLSALSVTPGVLVPAFAQSTLNYTVTVGSSIDSVTVSATKADPNAVMSGSVSAAAGSATGQAAITLGGQGTSTAVSITVTAPNGDSKTYGITVNRATPGSENALSALNVTPGRLIPAFAPGIPIYTVTVGAGIDSVTVSATKADPSAVMSGSVVAGAGIATGRAAIPLNGPGTITVASITVTAPNGNPRTYTITIDRGFR; encoded by the coding sequence ATGAGGCGCACGCTCACCATAGCCGGACAATTTATTGCTGCCGTCTTTCTGATTGTCATCGGCTTGGGGACCTCCGGCTGCCAGGATACCGCGTCGGTTAACAAGGAGGGGCAGCTCGCCAGCTTGAGCGTTACCGGTAGCGTTAGCCCTGGAGGGCTTGATCCGGCTTTTTCCAGCGATATCACCAGCTATACGGTCGACGTGTCGACAGCGGACACCAGCGTCACTGTAAGAGCCACCCCTCAAGACAGCGGAACAACGATGACCATCAACGGGCAAGAGACGAGCGCTGGGCAGGCACGCACCATCGCGCTCCCGCAGCCTACAACGAATATCATTATCGTGTTGACGGCACCGAGCCAAAATCAGCACACGTATGTCGTCATTGTGCGCAAAGTAAACAACGATCTGTCGGCGTTAAGCGTGACACCAGGCTCCTTGTCGCCGGCTTTTGCTCCAGGCACTTTGAACTACACAACGGATGTCGACGCCGACGTCACCAGTGTGACCGTCTCCGCGACCAAAGCCGATCCGAACGCCGTGATGTCCGGTTCGGTGTCCGCTGCTGCCGGGTCCGCAACCGGCCAGGCGGCCATTCCGTTGGGCCAGCCAGGGTCAAGTACCGTGGTGTCGATCACCGTAACCGCGTCGAATGGAATCGCGAAGACGTACCGCATCACGGTGAGTCGAGTAAACAACAATCTGTCGGCGTTGAGTGTGACCCCAGGCGTTTTGGTTCCCGCGTTTGCCCAAAGCACCCTGAACTACACGGTCACAGTCGGCAGCAGCATCGACAGTGTGACCGTCTCCGCGACCAAAGCCGATCCGAACGCCGTGATGTCTGGTTCGGTGTCCGCTGCTGCCGGGTCCGCAACCGGCCAGGCGGCCATTACGCTCGGAGGGCAAGGAACATCGACCGCCGTGTCAATTACTGTGACGGCACCGAATGGAGATTCAAAAACATATGGCATTACCGTAAATCGAGCAACACCCGGCAGCGAGAATGCCTTGTCGGCGTTGAACGTGACCCCAGGCCGTTTGATTCCCGCGTTTGCTCCAGGTATCCCGATCTACACGGTCACCGTCGGCGCCGGTATCGACAGTGTGACCGTTTCCGCAACCAAAGCTGATCCGAGCGCTGTGATGTCCGGTTCAGTGGTAGCTGGGGCAGGAATCGCAACCGGCCGGGCGGCCATTCCATTGAATGGGCCAGGGACAATCACCGTAGCATCGATCACCGTGACTGCACCGAATGGAAACCCCAGAACCTACACCATCACCATAGACCGTGGATTCCGCTAG